The region TCGTCTCCGGCGACTCGGCCAATGACCTGGACATGTTCGACAAGCCGTTCCGCGGCATCGTCGTCGGCAATGGCCACGACGATTTGCGAAGCCAGGCACCGGCACGGGCGGGTGACTGCTACCTCGCCAAGGGACTTGTCGCCGCCGGCGTGTTGGAAGGACTTCGTCACTTGGGCGTGCTTCCCGACGCGTGAGGCAAACTCTCGCTACGGTCGACGCGCGTGATCGTCGACGTCCACACTCATGTCTGGCAGACGCCCGACCAGCTCGGCCAGGCCGATCTTGGCGATCCGACGGCCGACTCTGCACGGCAGGCGGCGGGTGGCAGGACGGTCTTCAGCCGCATCCCGCCTGGCGACCCGGAACTGCACTGGCAGGCCGGCAAGGCCGTCGATCGGATCATCGTGCTCGGTTTCCAAAGTCGGCTGCTCAAAGCCGATGTGCCCAACGACTTCATCAGCGACTACGTCCGCCGGCACCCGGACAAGCTGATCGGTTTTGCCGGCATCGACCCGACCAGCAAGCGAGCGATCGACGAGCTCCAGCGGTGCAAGGACGAGCTACGGCTCGCAGGTTTGCACATCAGCCCCGGGAATCAGGGCATTCACCCAACCGACTCCCGCGTGATGGCGGTCTACGAGGTCGCGCAGCGGCTCGGCATGCCGATCCTGTTTCACGGCGGAGGGCATCTGTCGGAGGCGGCGTGTCCGGAGTTTGCCAGGCCGATCCTCCTTGATGAGGTCGCGCGGGCGTTTCCTGATCTGCCGATGATCGTGTCGCAGGTCGGTCATCCGTGGGTGGGGGAGACTTGCGGACTGCTCGCGAGGCACCGCCGCGTGTATGCCGATATCGGCGGGCTCCTGCGAAGACCGTGGACGGCGTACAACACGCTGATTCAGGCGTTCGAGCACGGTGTCGTGGGCAAGTTGCTCTTCGGCAGCGACTTCCCCTACGGCCGGGCAGCCGAGACGATCGAGAAGCTGTTTTCCGTCAACTTCGTCGCCCAAGGCACCAATTTGCCAACCGTTCCGCGATCTGCCCTTCGCGGCATCATCGAACGCGACGCACTATCGCTCCTAGGACTATCGCCTTGACCCGCGACACGAAATCAGGCATCGATCTCGACCCGCCGCTGCCACGTTCGGCCAAAACGCTGCCGAGCGTCTTCGTCCAGACGCTGACGCTGCAGAACGGTGGGACGACCGTCGGCGAGCTGTCGTGGTCGCACCTGCCGGCTCATCTCGGCGTCTATCAGCTTCAACACGTCGAAGTCCGCAAGAAACACCGTCGCCAGGGCTACGGCTCCGAGCTGCTCGATTCGGCGATGGGTCAGATGCAACGACATGCGAAACTCGTCGGTATCCCGGTGCGTCGACTGATCGTGCTGATCAACCAGCCGGACACGATCCTGCGAGCCTGGCTCGGCCAGCAAGCTGGGTTCGTCCACGTGCACACGCTGGAGAACGTCGAAGAGGCAACGGATGTGATGGTGTTCCAGCGGACCTTCGACTGATCACGCGTCGTCGCCGCCGTCGCTTTCGCCGTGCAGGAACAGGGCACACGCGACAGAAGCCAGCAGGACGGCCGGGGCAATGACGGGATAGCTTCCGAGCGTCTCTTCGATTAACCCGCGCGACGGCGCGTAGCGCATCGCGAACGCACCGAGACCGGCTGCGACGAGCACGGTTGCCTCTGCCGCAAGGACAGCCGTCGGGCCGAGCTTGCGGAAGCTGAGCGGGATCATGCCGAGGAAGACGCCGCCGATGACACCGCCGGCGAGGACGTGGCCTTCGTCGAGTCCGACCATCCGCCAAGCCGCGCAGCCAGTGACAAAGCCGACAATGCCACCCGTCGTCGCGATGGCGGCCGTTTTGAACGACCAGCCGACGACGCCCGCGACCAGCGTGCCGATGACGAGGCCGGACATCCCACCCGCCGGTCCGCCCGCTGTCTGCGTGCCGACGACCCATCCGGCCCAGGCGCCCAGGGCTCCGATGTTGACGGCCGTCAGCCCACGCCAGCCCCGGCCGCAGAAAAGCCACCAGACGATCCCACACGCCAGCAGCACCGCGGCGATCGTCGCCTCGGTCTCCTGAACGAGCGTTAGAACGTCCTCCTGGTGACGCCAGGGGATTGAAATCTGCTCGATGAGCGTCTTAGGTTCTGTCGGCGCAGCACCGAGTTCACGCCACTCGTCGGGCGTTGCGACCGGAAAGTCCGGCGTCGCGGAGTTCGGCGGATCGGGCATCTCGACACTTGTTCATCGGCCTGCCAGGCACCTCGGAATAGCCCTGGGGCGATAATCCACCGAATATCCACTTGCCACAGATCGCCGAACCGGGCACAACATTGGACGTGGCCGACCCGAAACAGAACGAGATGCCGCCAGATGACAACGAGCTTGAGTCCCGGCTTCGGCCGATGCGCGATCGAATCGACCAGCTCGACGATGATCTCGTCAAGCTCCTGAACGAGCGTGCACGCGTCGCCGTCGAGATTGGACGGGCCAAACGCGAGGCCGCCGGCGGAAGCGGTGGAACGGCCAGCTTCTACGTTCCCAGCCGCGAAAGGGCGGTTTTTGACAAAATTCATCGCCTCAACGAAGGACCGCTGGGTGATCGGACGCTCGACGCCGTCTGGCGCGAGATCATGTCCGGCAGCATCGGCCTTCAGAAGCCGCTCCGCGTCGCCTATCTCGGCCCGGCAGGCTCGTTCAGCCACGCGGCGGCCATCGGCAAATTCGGCAACAGCGTCGACTACGTGCCGGCCTCGGACATCGACGCCGTCTTCGGTAGTGTCGCGCGTCGCCACGCCGACTGTGGCCTGGTGCCGGTCGAGAATTCGAGCCACGGCGGCGTGATCGACACGCTCGACGCGTTCCTCGACCACTCGGCCAAGGTCTGTGCCGAGGTGCTCATCACAATCCACCACTGCGTCCTTTGCCGTGGACCATGGGACGAGGTTAAGACCGTGACGACCAAGCCCGAAGTGCTGGCCCAGTGCCGTGGCTGGCTGGGCGACGTCGCGGGACGACGGTCCGTCGAGCCGGCTGCCAGCACGAGTGCTGCCGCCGAGCGTGCCGCGGCCGATCCAACGGTGGCGGCGATCGCGAGCAGGTTGGCGGGCGAGATCTATGACGTTCCGCGTCTATTCGAGAACATCGAGGACGACCCCGACAACGTCACGCGCTTTTGGGTCATCGGCTCCGAAGCAGCCAAGCCGACCGGCGAGGACAAGACCGGGGTGCTCTTCACCACCGCCAACAAGCCGGGTGCCCTCGTTGCCGTCCTCGACAGCTTCCGCGACAACGGCGTGAATCTCACCGACATCGAAAAACGCCCGAGCGGTCGCACGAACTGGGAGTATGTCTTCTTCGTCGACGCCGAAGGCCACGAAGCGGATCCGAAGCTCCAGGCGGCGATCACGGCCGCGCGAGAGCACTGCCTGCAGCTGACCGTTCTGGGAAGCTACCCGCGTGCGAGTGACGTGTTGTGATGCCCGAACGGCCGTGTCAGTTTGCGGGTGACGCGGGCGTCGAAATGTCGACCGACAGGATCTCGCGCGGATCGGTGGCGGCCACAACGTGACGGCGTTGAGCGTCGTCGGTTCGAGTGCGGAGCGTCGAGGCGTAGCTGGCAAAGGGTGAAGCCTCCGACGTCACACCGGCTGCCGCCTTGGCTTCAGTGGCTGGCGTGGTGAACGCCTCGATGCCTGAGAACGCGACAACCTCGGAGCTGATGTCGACTGTCACGTCGCGAACGACGTCGACGGGCAGGCCGACGACGAGAAGGGCATCGGGCTGCGTGGGTTCCTGCTCCAAGATGTCGCCCGGACCCATGACCGCAATCTGCGGCACCGGATCGGCCGGCAGATCGGCGACGAGGTTCGATTTGGCGGTCAGGCCAGCTGACCAGGCGATGAGCAGCGTGACACCCGCCGAAAGACCGGCGGCAATGGCCACAGCGGCCGGTCGAGAGCGGCGGAGCGTGGTCGGATCCTGACCGATTGACATCGATCCGGAATCGGCTGCCTCGGAACGCAGGACGTGCATCACGCGACCGCAGACATCGTCAGCGAGACGATCCACCTCTGCTTCAGGCAGCGAACGGGCCAACAAGTCATCGACGATCGCGTCGACGTCCTGGTCAGCGAGGGATGTGTGTGCGGGAGCACTCATCGGAGCGGGAGGCTTGTAAAACGACAGACCTCAGTCAGCACATCATGCGCTATGCAACGGGTTCGAGCCGATCGCGAAGCTTTTTACGTGCCTGGAAGACGTGCCACTTGACCGCTTCGGTGCTGCAGTCGAGCCGGCGGGCGACCTCGCGTTGGGGCAGTTGCTCGACCGTGAAGAGGAGCAGTGCCTGACGCTGCTTGTCCGGGAGCTGGGCGATCTCCTGCCGAAGTTGCTCGCCCAGTTCCTTGCCGCGTGCTCGGTGTTCGGGGCAGTGCGAGCGTGCGAAGTCTTCGCTGCCTTGGCCTCGGACCGGGGTCTCGGGCTTGGCGTCGCCGCGCTGTTCTCCAAAGGCACCGTCGAGGGGCTGAGCGATTCGCAGCCGTCGGCCGCGGCGAAAGTTCAAGGAGAGATTCGTGACGATCCTCATGAACCAGCCGCCGAAGGCTTCGGGCCGCTCGAGCGTATCGAGCGATCGGAATGCCTTCAGGAAAGCGTCCTGCACGACGTCTCTTGCGTCGTCCTGGTTGCCGAGCAGCCTGTAGCTGACGGCAATCGCCTTCCGGCTGTGGCCCTGGACGAGGCGTTCAAAGGCCTCGCGCTGCCCTTCGAGCACCCGGCGAACACAGTCGCCGTCTTCAGCCGCAAGCGCCTCGCGTTCGAGCTGCGCCTCATCGTGCTCCGCTGTTGGCTCGGCCTCGACGGCCTCGCGCTCCAACGCCGGTGGATCAGCCGACACATTGTCGTCTGCCGGGGCGGCGCTGGTTTGGACACGAAGGAGTGACAAAGGTTGGAGCCTCGTGAAATTTCGTCGGTTGACGGCGTTATGGGCCGCTGGACCCGCGGAGGGTACGGCAAGTGTCGGCATTCGGCTACCCGTCAGCTGCGGCAGCCGGCGCTCCGATCAAAGACCTAGCCAAGCGGCCACACTCGTCAACCACGGCGTCGTCCCCGCGGTCGCGAGCACGCTCCGCTGCTCGGACAAAGGCGCTGCCGACGATTGCGCCATCCGCAACGCCTTCAAGTGCTTGCAGGTGCCGGTGTCGGCTGATGCCGAAGCCGACGCAGATCGGAAGGTCCGTGCGATCGCGCATGTCGCGAACGCCCGTCTCCAGCTCGGCCGGCAGGTCGTCGCGCTCACCGGTGGTACCTGCGATCGAGAGGTAGTAGATGAAGCCGCCAGCGAGCTCTCCGATGCGGTTGCGTCGAGCCGCTGGCGTGTTGGGCGCAACCAGCAGAATCGGATCGATCTGCACCGCTCGCGCCATTGCACAGAACGCTTCCGCCTCACCCACCGGCAGGTCTGGGCACAGAACACCCGCGTAGCCGAGATCGACGAGCTTTTGCAGGAATGCACCAATGTCCTGGCGAGCCGCAAGGCTGTAGCTGACCATGACGAGCCGCGGGCACGACGTGCCGTCCGGTCGGCCAAGTTCCAGTGCGTGGTCGAGCGTGACGCCGCGCGAGAGCGTCTCGTGGTACGCCGCCTGAATCGTCGGCCCGTCTGCTATCGGGTCGCTAAACGGAACTCCCACCTCGATCGCACCCGCCCCGGCATTTGCCAGCTCAGCCATGACCCTCTTCGACGCGTCGTCCGAAATGAACCCGGACGGGAAAAAGGGCACCAAGTGCACCGGACCGATCGAGTCGTTCTTTAGGTGTTCACCAAGCACGCTCTTCATTCGCGGGCACCGTAGGAAGCTGTCGCTTCGCGAACGGAGCGCTGACGTTGGTGCACGCTCACCGCTGTGCGAGAGCACGCACGTCGTGGGTCCACGCTGTGGTCAGGCAACGATCCACCATCGACCAGATCAGCGACGATCGCGGAGATTCGACGCTTTCATCGGGAGCCCGAAGCAATCGATGAAGCCTCGCGCCGCCGTGATGTCGTAGCCCTCCATGCTGAAGCTCGCCATCTCCGGGTCATAGAGCGTTTCCGGCGACTCGACCGCCACCGCGTCGACGGTGCCCTTGTAGAGCGACAGCGTCACGGCACCCGTGACCGGCCGGCTGGCCTCGTCGATGAACGCCTGCATCGCCCGTCGCAGTGGGTGAAACCACTGGCCGTTGTAAACAAGGCGGGCGTAGTCGAGAGCGATCTTCTCCTTGGCGTGGAAGAGGTCGCGTTCGAGCGTCAGCTGTTCGAGGTGGTTGTGGGCGCGGTAGAGCGCCGTGCCGCCAGGGGTTTCGTAGACGCCGCGTGATTTCATGCCGACGAGGCGGTTCTCGACCAGCAGCTTCACGCCGATGCCGTGCTCGCCGGCGACCTCGTTCATGCGGGCGATGAGATCGTCCCCACGCAGCTTCTCACCGTCGACGGCCACGGGGTCGCCGTGCTCGAAGTCGATCCGGACGTGTCGTGCCTCATCGGGTGTCTGTTCGATGGGCCGCGCCATCGTCAGGCACCGCTCCCACTTTGGCTCGCTGGCCGGGTCCTCGATCTCGGCACCCTCGTGGCTGATGTGCCAAAGGTTGCGGTCCTGGCTGTAGATTTTCTCCTTGGTCGACGTCACCGGCACGCCGTGTTCGCGGGCGTATTCGATGGCCGCCTCGCGGTCGCGAAGTTCGAAGGACGGATCCTTCCAGGGCGAGATGATCTGCAGGTCCGGCGCGAGCGCCTGGTACGTCAGCTCGAACCGGACCTGGTCGTTGCCCTTGCCGGTCGCACCGTGCGCCACCGCGTCGGCGCCGACCTTCCGGGCGGCTTCGACCTGCTTGGCGGCGATGAGCGGTCGGGCGATGCTCGTGCCGAGCAGGTAGTCCCTCTCGTAGACCGCGTGGGCCCGCAGCATCGGGTAGCAGAAGTCCTCCGCGAACTCCCGCCGGAGGTCTGCGACGACGACGTCGTCGGCCCCGCTCTCGCGGGCTTTCTTCTCGACGCCTTCGAGCTCGCTGCCCTGGCCGAGTTCGGCCGCGAAGGCGACAACCTCACAGCCGGGATACCGGCCCTTGAGCCACGGCAGAATGACACTCGTATCCAACCCGCCCGAGTAGGCGAGGACGATCTTCCTGGGATTGCTCAAGCTCGAAGCTAGGCGAGCCGCCGAGACGCGTCAGAAGTGCGTGTCGTCAAAGGGCTCAACTTCGTCCGAACCGCTTGAGGACCCACCGTCGCCACGGGACTCAAGGATGTGGTGGCCGACTTCAAGCTTGCGGCTGAGCTCCTCCATCGTCTGTGGCCGCTTCTTCGGATTGGTCAGGACGCACTGCATGACGACGTCGCTGACGATTTGGGGGACGTCCTTGTTGAGTTCGTGCGGGCTCTTGAAGAGCGCGTCGAGGACGAAGCTGTTCTCACCAGCGCGCTTGGCGTGGTAGGTGGTCGGGACGTGCTTGCCGGTCAGTGCCCAGTAGAGCGTCGCGCCGAGATTGAAGACGTCGGTCGCTTCGCTGATCGGCAGCCGCTCGACCTGTTCGGGCGCGATGTAGTCGGGCGTGCCCTGGATGCGCTCCTTGACGGTTCCGATGCGACAGGACTGGCCGAAGTCGATCACCTTCACGGTGCCGTCGGCGGCGCGGAGGATGTTGTTGGGCTTGATGTCGCAGTGGGCCCAGCCCATGCGATGCATCGCCGCCAGTCCGGCAGCGGCGTCGATGAAGGTCTTGATCACGTCCGCCAGGTCTGGCGGCAGGCCCTTCTCAAGGGGCTTGGCGTCAATGTACTCCATCACGAGGATGGCCTCGGTGACCTTCACGAGCATCGTCCGCGTCACCTTGAGGGCAAAGCTGCGACGCAGGTTGGGGTGCGTGAAGTTCCGAGAGACGTCGTGCTCCGTCTCCATCTGCTCGACGAAGCGGAGGTCCTTGGGCTTGACGCGCTGAACGTGCTTGAGCGCGACCATCCGTCCGGTGTTGATGTCTTTGGCACGATAAATCGTGCTTCCCGCACCTTGACCGAGGACGCCTTGGAGATCGTAGTTGAGAAGTCTCTCCGGCATGGCCTGTCGGGACGTTCGCTCCGAGCGAGTGGACGGTTTCCGGCGGGAGCCGGGCAGTGGCTCACGATAGCCGGACGATCCGGAGGAAGCCGAGAGATCGGCTTCTCCCGCCAGGCCAACGCCCGACGCTGTAGCCGGATTCTGGATCGCACGAAGAGACATCGCAACCTGCCAAACCGAAAGCGGCACCGCAGTCGCGACACCAAAGGACGAAACGCGACCCCATCACCCGATGAGAAGTCGTCTGCCGACCGAATCGGCTTACAGGACACAACGCTGAAGTTGTCACAAAGATTCTGCTGCTCACGGAGACACTCGCGGCAGACCCAGCGCGATTGAAAGCGAACGGGCGGCATCGCGTTGAGCCGGTGTCAGGTCCAACGCGTCACCCGCTAACAGCACGCTTGCACTCGAAGTTCCCCCAAAACCCGCGGCAGATGGTCGCTGCTGAAACCAGCGAGCCAACGCGAACACTTGCCCGTCGCGTCCGATAAAAAAGTGCGCCGGCGGATCGCCGTCGTAGACCGCCGACAGGTCGTCGGGCACGAGCACCCGATCGCCGGCCGCGAACGCCTCGAGCCGCTGCCATCCCACGGGCCTTTCCGCGACGTCGCTCCAAACGCCGTCCTCCGTGACCGCGATTGCTGCCAGGCCCGGAGACGCAGTGTCGGTCAGCGGGGCTGGCGAAAGGAGTTGCAGCAAAACCGCAAGAATGATCAACCCGATCGCCGTCCCAACGAGGATCGTGACGCCGCGACTCATGACCCACCGCCTTCGGGTCGGGCGGTGATTTCGCGACGGAGCTGGCGAATGTCGGCCATGCTCAGCGCGATCGCCTGGCCGCCAGTCAGCTCAGCCAACTCCGCCAGCTCGTCGGCTGGTTCCGCCTGGCCGAGCGTGATCGTGTGGACCGGCATCGTCGCGCTGGCGGCGTCTCGCTGGGACACGACCGACTCGGCAAAATCGTCGGGGAGAAACACCGCGTTCCCCGTGACGACGAGTATTGCCCCCGGACTGGCTTCAAGTGCGACGTCCATGGCCGGGGCGATGAGCGTGCTGCCGCCGACATCGAGTTCGTCGAGGCGATCGCGAACCGTGTCGAGACTTGCGGCGGTGGCGGGGCGGAGCGTCCGGGCCGGCAGCGCAGTCGCGGAAAGGTCGGCATCGTCGCGCCCGATCCGGCTCGCGGGCCAGAAGATGAACTGATACTGCCCGCCCGCCGGGAGCGTGCGTGCCGCGTCGATCAGCAGAAGCATCGACGGCCTGAACGTCCGCTCGCTGGCCGTGCCCGTGTCGACGACGAACGACACGGAGTCTGAAAGGTCGATTCCGGACAGGCCTGTCGTTTCGTCGGCGAGACGCTCGTCTTCCCCGCCGAGCAGCGTGATGACGAGAACGACGACGACAATCGCGAGCAACGCGGCCGCGGCGATGGCGATGCGGAGCCGGCTGTCGCTCGATTTGGTCGCCTTGGCGGCCGGCACCTGCACGCTGACGGATGTTCCGCGTCGACTGGGCCGCTTGTTTCGCGAGGCCGCCCGATTCAGGCCGCTGGAGAGTCCGCTGCTGCTGGCGACGACGTCGGCCAGTTCATCAAGGCCGCTGGTGTTGTCGGTTTGCTCCTCGCGGCGGTAGAGCGGCTTGGCCTTGCCGGCCGAGCCCTGGGCGGTCGAGCCCTCGGCCAACTCCAGCTCTGCCGCATTCGTTGGAACCGTTTGGATGGTGCCGCAGAATTTGCACCGACAAACGCCGCCCGCAAAGGCGTCGTCAACCTCCAGAATCTCGCTGCAGTTGCCGCAACGAAGTCGAATCATCGGGCGTCGGGTGGGTCGGTTCGTGCGTGGCTCAAGGCATCCAGAGGTAGTACGCCCCGGGTTCGAGCATCTGAAGATACCGCTCCAGCACCTCGCTGCCCGGCAAGGCCGGTCTCGGCGTCAGGGATGCGACATCGCCCGAGGCGTAGATGCTCCCCCGATAGCCGAACGGACGGGTGTAGCGGATGACGGTGGCTCCCTTGGCATCGGCCAACTCTGCCGCCCGCGATAAGGAGCTGTCGAGGTCGAGTACCTCGTCGATCAGGCCGATCTCCTTTGCCTGCGTCGCACTGAAGACCCGGCCGTCGAACGCGGTCTCGGTGTCGGAAATCTCCCGATGTTCGTTCACGACCGCGACAAAGCTTGCGAAAAAGTCGTCGACGAGCCCTCGGAAGACGGCCTCTTCCTCCTCGCTGAGTCCGTCGAACGGGCTGCCGAGGTCTTTGAGGTCGCCGCTGGTAATCGGCCGTACCTCGACGCCGATTTTGGCCATGAGTTCGCTGGCGTCGAGGGTTTGGAAGATGACGCCGATGCTGCCGACGATGCCACCCGGGACCGCGTGGATTTCGTCGGCCGCACACGAGACGTAGTACCCGCCGCTGGCTGAGACGTCCTGCGACGCGGCGACGACCACCTTGCCGGTCTGCTGCTTGAACCGCAGAACATCGCGGTACATCGCCTCGCTTGCAGCCACAGTGCCGCCCGGACTGTTGATGCGGAGCACGACCGCCTTGACCCGATCATCAGCCGCTGCCCGGGCGAGCTGCTGGCGAAAAAGGCTGACCGGGTTTTCCTCGGTTCCGAGCAGCCCGCCGCCGGTGCGTGCGTTAACGAGAAGGCCTTCGACAGGAATCACCGCGACTTTGGCTCGTTTGGTCTCGCCACGGCGAACAACGACTTCTTCGAGTTCCGGGCTATTCGAGACCGGCTGCACCACGAACGTCGGAATGCTGCATCCGAGCGACGTCAACGCCACGAGTGAGGCGACAAGCAGTGTCACGCCAGAGCGGAGTCGGGGCACGTGAGAGGGTAGGTGCAGATCGAGTGGTCCCGCTTCTGTCTGCTCACCGCTAATTGGAGACCTTCAAGGACGAGGCTCCGACCGCGATAGCGTTCCCGCAAGAGAATGCCCTACGAGACGTCCGAGCTCGAGTTTCAGCAGCTGGTCGCCCAGGCGATACGCCGGCTGCCCGAGCGGTGGCGGCAGACGCTGGAAGAGAACGTCCCGGTTACCGTCGTCGATCGGCCGTCGCCGGAGCTGCTGAGAGACATGGAGATCCCGGAGGAGGAGCTGCTGCTGGGCTTGTTCGAAGGTGTGGCCATGCCCGACATGGCCGCCGAGGGTTTGGTCGACGTGCCGCCGCGAATCTGGATCTTCCGGCACGACGTCGAAGACTTCAGCGAGGATCGCGACGACCTCATCGAGCAGGTTCGAATCACGCTCCTCCACGAGCTCGGGCACTACTTCGGCCTGGACGAAGACGACCTGGCCGATCTCGGCTACGCCTGACCAAGTTGCGGCTCACGTGTCACCCGATAACGCCGCCAAGCCCTGGCCCGTCGCGATTGGCGGGCGGACCATCTACGCTGTTGCCCCGCCAGTTCGACGAACCGCTGCCTTCCATGATCGACAGACCCCTTCGACTCCTCGTCCTGCCGAGCCTCCTCGTTGCCGCCGGTCTGATCGGCTGGTCGACCACCGCGACCGCCCAGGACGTCGGCGGCTTCGACGCGGCCTCGTCCGGCGACCGGACGTTCGTCGGCATCACCCGGCCCAGCAAGTCGTTCGAGCTCGCCTTCAGCAACGTCGGCAAGGTCGCAGAAGTGGCTGTCCGGCCCGGCGATCGCGTTGAGGAAGACCAGCTGCTCATGCGGCAGGACGATCGCCTGGAGCGGGCTCGGCTCGTCGAACTCCGTGCCGAGGCCGATGTCGCCGGTCGGATCGCGACCGCCCGCCAGCGTGCCGACCTCGCCGCTGTGCAGGAGAAGCGGACTGAACTCGCACGCGACCAGGGCTTCGGCAACCAGTTGGAGCTCGAGGAGGCACGAATCAACCGCGTCATCGCCGAATTGCAGACGGACGAAGAAATCCGGCAGGGCACCGCGGCCGACGCCCGGGTCGATCAGCTCGAAATCCAAATCGCCCAGAAGGCCGTCAACGCCCCGTCGGCGGGCATTGTCCGGACGATCGAGGCCCAGGTCGGCGAAATGCACGGCCCGCAGAATCCGACCATCGAACTGGTCGTTCTCGACCCGCTGAAGGTCGAAATCCTCAATCTTCCACCCGATCGCGTCGCCAGCCTTGCCAAGGGCGACGAGGTCATGGTCCGCTACGGTCGCGACGGCTCCTGGCAGCGGGCGACCATCAGCTTCATCGACCCGATCGCCTCGGCGGAGACGAACGAGCAGAAGGTCGAGCTGGAGCTTCCGAATCCCGAGCTTCGTGCCGCCGGTCGCGAGGTCCAGGTGAAGCTGGCCGATGAGTAGACTGAACCCACGGCTGCGTCAGAGCGTCTACCTCTAAAGGAAGCGTTGGACGGAGCCACCTCCCGGACAAAACCCTGCCCGAGTAAGCTTGAAGCCCGGCACGCCACCCAAGCCGCCGGCCGAACCTCCTCCCCCGCGTCATGGCCATCGCCGCCCAGCCCCACGTCCAGCAGTCCGAGCGTGAGCAACGCCAGCAGTCCGAACAGCAGGACCAGGCCAAGCAGGAAAAGCGGCTGGCCCGCGCCCGGCTTGTCCAGCGACTCGTCGAAAACGCCGGCAACCTGCCGGACTTCATGGAGGACTTGATTCACACTCAGGCCTCCGTCGTCGCTGGCACCGAAGGCGCCGCCTTCATGATCGAAGGGCCCGACGCCGACGGCAATCCCGAGCTCCGCACGCTCAAGCACGTCCGCCCCGACAACGTCGAGGACGGCATCAAGCGGCAGGCGATCATGGCCTTCCGCGAGATCGTCACGCAGTGCGTCAAGCAGGACAAAGACGGAGCCCTCCGGGTCTCGGCCGGCAGCGACGAGAGCGAGGCCCAGTTCTGCCTCGTCACGCTGCTTCGCCAGGACGACCGCGCCGTCGCGGCCACCGCCGTCATCACGCGTTGCCGTGACGAGGGTCGAGCGCTTCAGCGGCTTAGCACGATGCAGCTGGTCGCGGGCTACTTCGACATGTTCCTACTGCGTCGGCAGAGCGAGCAGAACAAGCAGGTCGCCAAGACGCACCAGGATGTTTTGCAGTTTGCCAGCGTCGTCGCCACGGCCGAGGACTTCCACGCGAGCGGCGTTGCTCTGTGCAACGAACTTGCTGCCCGTGCTGGTGCCGCGCGTGTCGCGCTCGGCTGGGTCAAGACCTTCGGCGGCGACAAGATTCAGCTCAAGGCGATCAGCCACACCGAAGAGTTTGACAAGAAGCAGGAGCTCTCCGTGCAGCTCGTCGCGGTGATGGAGGAATGCCTCGACCAGGACGAGTTCTGCCAGTTCGACCCGGCCGGCGGATCGACGGACAACGTCACGCGCGAGGCGATGAAGCTCTCGCAGATGGAAGGTGGCAACCGCGTCGTCAGCGTGCCGCTGCGGCGTCGCGAGAAACTGGTTGGCGTGATGACGATGGAGTTCCCGCCGGAGAAGCCGACCAGCCCGGCCGAGTCGACCTCGCTTGCCGTCGCGGCCGAACTGCTGGCCCCGCAGCTGTACGACCGGTTCCAGAACGATCGCTACCTGATTACGAAGGCGGGTCTGAGCGTCCGCGACAACACCAAGAAGATCTTCGGCCTGCGTCAGCACACGCTTGCGAAGGTCATCATCCTGGCCGTCCTCGGCTTGCTGCTGTTTCTG is a window of Planctomycetota bacterium DNA encoding:
- the sppA gene encoding signal peptide peptidase SppA → MPRLRSGVTLLVASLVALTSLGCSIPTFVVQPVSNSPELEEVVVRRGETKRAKVAVIPVEGLLVNARTGGGLLGTEENPVSLFRQQLARAAADDRVKAVVLRINSPGGTVAASEAMYRDVLRFKQQTGKVVVAASQDVSASGGYYVSCAADEIHAVPGGIVGSIGVIFQTLDASELMAKIGVEVRPITSGDLKDLGSPFDGLSEEEEAVFRGLVDDFFASFVAVVNEHREISDTETAFDGRVFSATQAKEIGLIDEVLDLDSSLSRAAELADAKGATVIRYTRPFGYRGSIYASGDVASLTPRPALPGSEVLERYLQMLEPGAYYLWMP
- a CDS encoding metallopeptidase family protein, which translates into the protein MPYETSELEFQQLVAQAIRRLPERWRQTLEENVPVTVVDRPSPELLRDMEIPEEELLLGLFEGVAMPDMAAEGLVDVPPRIWIFRHDVEDFSEDRDDLIEQVRITLLHELGHYFGLDEDDLADLGYA
- a CDS encoding serine/threonine-protein kinase codes for the protein MPERLLNYDLQGVLGQGAGSTIYRAKDINTGRMVALKHVQRVKPKDLRFVEQMETEHDVSRNFTHPNLRRSFALKVTRTMLVKVTEAILVMEYIDAKPLEKGLPPDLADVIKTFIDAAAGLAAMHRMGWAHCDIKPNNILRAADGTVKVIDFGQSCRIGTVKERIQGTPDYIAPEQVERLPISEATDVFNLGATLYWALTGKHVPTTYHAKRAGENSFVLDALFKSPHELNKDVPQIVSDVVMQCVLTNPKKRPQTMEELSRKLEVGHHILESRGDGGSSSGSDEVEPFDDTHF
- a CDS encoding HlyD family efflux transporter periplasmic adaptor subunit; amino-acid sequence: MAIAAQPHVQQSEREQRQQSEQQDQAKQEKRLARARLVQRLVENAGNLPDFMEDLIHTQASVVAGTEGAAFMIEGPDADGNPELRTLKHVRPDNVEDGIKRQAIMAFREIVTQCVKQDKDGALRVSAGSDESEAQFCLVTLLRQDDRAVAATAVITRCRDEGRALQRLSTMQLVAGYFDMFLLRRQSEQNKQVAKTHQDVLQFASVVATAEDFHASGVALCNELAARAGAARVALGWVKTFGGDKIQLKAISHTEEFDKKQELSVQLVAVMEECLDQDEFCQFDPAGGSTDNVTREAMKLSQMEGGNRVVSVPLRRREKLVGVMTMEFPPEKPTSPAESTSLAVAAELLAPQLYDRFQNDRYLITKAGLSVRDNTKKIFGLRQHTLAKVIILAVLGLLLFLTLYKPMYRVAAPFEFVPEVRRVVDAPFNGQIVAIAEVDGRRLTEGDTVTAGQPIVMLDTREFEEELVVQQKAHQQAIQEALALRARMEEGPSVRAQQRAKMAEAEVAQARIAQIESKIEKSTLRSPVDGVILEVPGQQDLRERIGDVVQIGSPIVVVGDPSKLTIEARVADRDIADIGVGDPGTLATSSRPGRKIPLEVVDIIDAAAADPRAQTNAYTVVATVAPADIDPTWRSGGTGEVRIDVDNRSLAWQWTHRLTDWVRLKLWL
- a CDS encoding HlyD family efflux transporter periplasmic adaptor subunit, with protein sequence MIDRPLRLLVLPSLLVAAGLIGWSTTATAQDVGGFDAASSGDRTFVGITRPSKSFELAFSNVGKVAEVAVRPGDRVEEDQLLMRQDDRLERARLVELRAEADVAGRIATARQRADLAAVQEKRTELARDQGFGNQLELEEARINRVIAELQTDEEIRQGTAADARVDQLEIQIAQKAVNAPSAGIVRTIEAQVGEMHGPQNPTIELVVLDPLKVEILNLPPDRVASLAKGDEVMVRYGRDGSWQRATISFIDPIASAETNEQKVELELPNPELRAAGREVQVKLADE